The DNA region AACCCACGCGGTACGGTGACGAAGCGCCCGCGGGTGGCGTGCGGATCGCCATTGACGATCGCGACGGATGCGGCCGCTTCCTCGCCGCGGTGATCCGCGACGTCACGATCGGCGATTCGCCGGAATGGCTGCAGCGCAGGCTACGCGCGGTCGGGCTTCGTCCGATCAACAATGTCGTGGACGCGACCAACTACGTGATGTACGAACTCAACCAGCCGATGCACGCCTACGATGCGGCGACGTTGCGTGGCCCGTCGGTGATCGTTCGATCCGCGCGGAGCGGCGAGCGTCTCACGACACTCGACGGCGTCGATCATCTCCTCCCCGAGGGCACGCTGGTGATCGCGGACGCCGAGCGGGTGATCGGCATCGCGGGAGTGATGGGCGGTCGGGCGACCGAAGTCTCGCCGAGCACGACGTCGATCGTGCTCGAGTGCGCCTGGTTCGATCCCGCGCGGGTGCGACGCGGACGGCGCGGCGTCAACCTCTCGACCGATGCATCGCACCGATTCGAGCGCGGCGTCGATCGGTGGGGAGCAGTCGACGCCTTCCGCCGCTGCATCCGGCTGATCGTCACCGTGGCCGGCGGTCAGCTCGACGGCCCCGCGGTCGATTGTCTCCCGGCGCCGGTGCACCCGCCGCGCATCTTCCTTCGCCCCGCACGCGTGGCCCAGGTGCTGGGTGTCGATCTCGCGTGGGCGGAGATCGAACAGCGGCTGGTCGCAATCGGCGCCACCGTCGTGAGCAAGCCCGACGACGGCCGGATCGCGGTCGACGTCCCGGGGTGGCGCTCGGACCTGGTGAGCGAGATCGACCTGATCGAAGAAGTGGTTCGCCACTACGGCTACGATCGAGTGCCGGCCGAGATGCGTCCATTCCGCCCCGGGCGCCGCGTCGACGATCCGGCGTGGCATGCCTCGCAGCTCGTTCGCACCGCACTTGCCGGCCGCGGGCTGGCCGAGGTGTTGACGCTGCCGATGGTAGCATCGGCCGGACCGACGGCCCCACGCTTGCTCAATCCGCTTTCCGCGGATCACCAGGTCCTTCGCGACACGCTGCTTCCGTCCCTCGTCTCGCAGGTCGAGGGGAACTGGGCGATGCACACCGCCGACGTCAGGCTCTTCGAACTCGGCACCGTGTTCACGATCGACGCGCGAGCCGGGGCTCCGGTCGAGGCACTGCACGCCGCTTTCGCCATTACCGGCGCCCGGCGCCCACTGCATTGGTCCGATCACGGCACGGGACCGGTCTGGGACGAGTGGGACGCCAGGGCAATCTTCGAGACGCTGGTCGAACTGGCGCAACCCAGTGCGGCGATCCAAGTTGAAGCTGACGGATGGGTGGCGGTCCTCCCCGGAGGACGCGTGGTCGGACGGGCGAATCCGCTGGTGGCCGACGCCCCGCCGTGGGCCGCACCGCTATTCGGTGGAGAAGTCGAGGTGGCGCCACGCATCCGGTCGACAGCCCGCTTCGAACCACTTCCGGTCTACCCGGCGGTGACGCGTGATCTGGCGCTCCTCGCAGGCATGGATCAACCAATCGAAGAGGTGCTGGGGCTGTTGCGCGATCGCGGACGCCGTCATGCGCTGGAATCGACGACTGTGCTCGATGAGTATCGCGGCAAGGGGCTGCCGGAGGGGAAACGGAGCGTCACGGTTCGGCTGGTCTTTCGAGCTGCTGACCGGACTTTGACAGACGCGGAAGTCGATCAGGCAGTCGGACGCCTGCGGACTTCGCTGGAGCGCGAACGTGACGTCGCCATACGCACGGCCTGACCAGGCGGCATTGGGCGAACTCGAGCGGCTCCTCGGTCACCTGACTGAGGAACTGTCAGCGTGGCGTCGTCGCTGCCAGAAAGCCGAAACCGAACTGCACCATCTCAAGGCGCAGGGCGGGATGGTACCGGGTGACGATGTGGCCCGTGTCCGCGGCCGGCTCCTCGACTTCGAGCGAGAGAATCTCGACTTGCACGCTCGCGTTGATAAGGCGCGAGAGATGGTGACCCGGCTGCAGCAGCGTCTCGCCTTTCTCGAGGCCGAAGCGCCGACGGATTCGGCCCGATGACCTCTCCCGCGAAGACGCTGGTTCGGGTGCAGGTGGGCGGCGAAGAGTTGCAGCTTCGCACCGAACTGCCACCCGACTACGCGCGCGAAGTCGCTGCGCACTTTGACGAAGCGCTGCGGAAGATCCGCGCCGCGTCGCCATCGATCGAAGCATACAAGGCGGCGATCCTCGCCGGCCTGTCAGTGACGGATGAATTGTTCCGCGCCCGCACGGCCGATGGCGAGCTGGCCTCGCGGATCACGGCGTTGAGCGATGAACTCACCAGGCTCCTGCCGCCCACCAAGCGAACCTCGCGAGGCGCGGCCGGCGACTGACCACAATCCGGCCGTCTGCGCCGGTGGAGATAGATGATGGACAAGACGCTAATCGGTGCCGCCGGCGGCGGGATCGTGCTCGGCGCCGTGCTCGGAATCATCGTGTGGAATGCCATCCTCACCGCCCGCAAGCGTTCGGCAAAGGCGATCCTCGCCGCCGCCGAGATGCAGGCCGCGGAGCTCCGCAGCACGGCCGAGCGGGACGCGACAGTCGAGCGCGAGCGTCAGCTGGTCGCCGCGCGTGCCGAGTCCCTCGGCATCAAGGAGGAAGCGGTGCGCGACGCGTCGCGACGCCGCGAGGAACTCGAGCAGGCGGAACGGCGGCTCGCCAACCGGGAGGCGGGAATCGGTGAGCGGCAGGATCGCCTCCGCACCGACGAGCGCACCCTCGAGCAGCGCCGCAACGATCTCACGACCAAGGAGACCGGGGTCGCAGCACTGCAGGCGGAGGTGCAGCGCGACAAGCGCGATGCGCAACTGCGCCTCGAACGTGTCGCTGCCCTCACCGCCGAGGAAGCAGCGCGCGAGATACGCCAGCAGGTCGAGGACGAAGCGCGCACCAGTGCGGCCGCAATGGCGCGCGAGATTCGCGAGAAGGCACGGCGCGACGCCGAGA from Gemmatimonadales bacterium includes:
- the pheT gene encoding phenylalanine--tRNA ligase subunit beta, which encodes MNISRQWIEAFLRQRVDSRDVASRLAMLGAPVDAIEPVGADLGGFVVALVTDAKPHPNADKLRVTTVDDGTGTLHNVVCGAPNVVAGGKYPFARLGTVMPSGITIERRKLRGEYSEGMLCSARELGLGDDHDGLLTLQTDAAPGTPITSVIEGSDERLVVDVTPNRGDLLGHKGVARELAASYGVPFRLPEIPGEVTIDLPQPTRYGDEAPAGGVRIAIDDRDGCGRFLAAVIRDVTIGDSPEWLQRRLRAVGLRPINNVVDATNYVMYELNQPMHAYDAATLRGPSVIVRSARSGERLTTLDGVDHLLPEGTLVIADAERVIGIAGVMGGRATEVSPSTTSIVLECAWFDPARVRRGRRGVNLSTDASHRFERGVDRWGAVDAFRRCIRLIVTVAGGQLDGPAVDCLPAPVHPPRIFLRPARVAQVLGVDLAWAEIEQRLVAIGATVVSKPDDGRIAVDVPGWRSDLVSEIDLIEEVVRHYGYDRVPAEMRPFRPGRRVDDPAWHASQLVRTALAGRGLAEVLTLPMVASAGPTAPRLLNPLSADHQVLRDTLLPSLVSQVEGNWAMHTADVRLFELGTVFTIDARAGAPVEALHAAFAITGARRPLHWSDHGTGPVWDEWDARAIFETLVELAQPSAAIQVEADGWVAVLPGGRVVGRANPLVADAPPWAAPLFGGEVEVAPRIRSTARFEPLPVYPAVTRDLALLAGMDQPIEEVLGLLRDRGRRHALESTTVLDEYRGKGLPEGKRSVTVRLVFRAADRTLTDAEVDQAVGRLRTSLERERDVAIRTA
- a CDS encoding Rnase Y domain-containing protein, whose protein sequence is MDKTLIGAAGGGIVLGAVLGIIVWNAILTARKRSAKAILAAAEMQAAELRSTAERDATVERERQLVAARAESLGIKEEAVRDASRRREELEQAERRLANREAGIGERQDRLRTDERTLEQRRNDLTTKETGVAALQAEVQRDKRDAQLRLERVAALTAEEAAREIRQQVEDEARTSAAAMAREIREKARRDAEKDGRRIIAMATQRLAAEHTAETTVASVALPSDEMKGRIIGREGRNIRAFELATGVDVIIDDTPDAVGISCFDPIRREVARRALEALIADGRIHPGRVEELVTKTRAELDKQLVELGEQAAYDVGVHGLHPEIIKLIGRMRYRTSYGQNLYEHSKEVAWLAGMMAAELHLDVALAKRGGLLHDMGKVLTHES
- a CDS encoding cell division protein ZapA is translated as MTSPAKTLVRVQVGGEELQLRTELPPDYAREVAAHFDEALRKIRAASPSIEAYKAAILAGLSVTDELFRARTADGELASRITALSDELTRLLPPTKRTSRGAAGD